GTTTGAAAAAAATGTAGATAGGATATATTTGAATGTATTTATAATAACCATTAAAACATATCATAAAATCATACTACTTACAGTTGCTAGAGGTAATGTAACGCCATTAGTTCGGAgctaaaatagaaaaaagcaATTTGTAGAGTGACCCGATTGCCGTAGAAAAAGCCCCATGATGCAGCCGCCGCCGCGAAAGGTAATGCTTGAATAAACCCCATCGAATAAGATAGTTCCCCAATAATCAATCGTATGATACCTTGTGCTCCACCAGGGAAACTATGTGAAGTTCCTAAAGAATTTGCACACGGAGCAGGTGGCCAAGCTGCAGCTGAAGAACCAGCATGAGTGCGACCTCTTGGAGGACATCCGGCAGTTCACCATCAAGCGCTCCGCCGTCGAGAAGTCGTACAGTGAGTCGCTGCTCAAGATCTCGTCGCAGTATCTCAACAAGAAGATACCCAATATACCAGATATCAAGATGGATGGCATGGAGGAGCGCTGGTGGGTATTCCTCTCCAGCTTCCCAGCGTGAACTTACAAACCCAACTTGTCTACCTACCTTTATAGGAACATGTGGAGCGTTTGGCGCACTGTGCTCGAGGAGAATGAGAAACTGGCTCGCGCCAGATTGGCCGCTATAGAGGTGTTCCAACAGCAAATCGCCGATGAGGCCAAGGTTCTGCGGGACTATAAGTTGGCCATAGCCAAGCGCTCGCTATCCGGAATTGTCAATGTGCAGAAGGAACTCCACCTGAGCGTGGGTGATGTGGACAAGACCAAGAAATCATACTTTGACGAAGAGCATTGTGCCCACGATGTGCGGGACAAAGCCCGCGACATCGAGGAGAAGctcaagaagaagaagggctCCTTCTTTCAATCAATCACGTCGCTGCAGAAGAACAGCGCCCGGGTCACATCGCgcaaggagctgctggaggagaagTCCTCCGGCGCCCGGAATGACTACGTGCTCAGCTTGGCGGCGGCCAACGCCCATCAGAATCGCTACTTCACCGTCGATCTGCAGACCACGATGACCACCATGGAGAACTATGTCTTCGAGCGGGTTGCCGAGTACCTGATGTTGATGGGGTAAGTGTGTAATGCAGTGGCAGAGGTTTTCAAAGAGcctcataaatttaattaatcatCTATAAGTGCAAAATCAGTAAATCACGTATTATTTTTACAAGCCCAATGCCATTTCCTAATCAATGTTTGCTCATGTCGGCAATTACATTCTGATAATAAAAATGGTGACACTGATATTGCTCATAAAGTTAGCTTAGCTTACGTAGCACAGGGACTTAACTGGATTATAACAAAGTTAGATATGGTTACTATACATTTTATCATAtagataattttattttatttaaatcatgAGTCATATAAATaacttttctgtttttggaaGTCTGCATAAAATTATATTCCTATAATTTGGcctattaataaaaataaacatttgttttccaGCCGCACAGAGCTGTTGACTTGCTCGGCTACGCAGAACAGCTTCGGGAAGATCCGCGACCAGGCGCAGCAGTTGACCCGGGAGTACAACCTGCAGTGCTGCTACCTGTTCTATCCGGTGCTGAAGCAGCACATCCAATACGACTTCGAGGCGTGCGACAACGATCCGGTGCGCAAGGTGACCGCGGAGCACGAGTCCGCCGCCGAGACGCTAACCAAGGAGGCCAAGAATCTGGCCGGCAGAGTGGTCAAGGAGAATGCCTCGATCCGGGAGAATGCCAAGAAGCTGGCGCTGTGCCAGTCGCTGCGAGACTCCGGCCAGCGCACCGATCCCAACGATCCCAATGGACCGGATCTGGACACCAAGATCGAGGAGTTCCGCGATCAAATCCGTCGGTCCGAGACGGAGAAGACAAAGGCGGAGGCATGCTTGCAGTGCCTGCGCGATGGCGGCATCAACGTGGACGAGTGGGTGCAGGAGGCCGAGATCATGGGGGTGCAGGAGCTGACGCGTTCGGCCAGTTCCATTTCGATGCGCACCGACGCCTCTGGCCAGGGCGAGAATCCCAGTTCGGATTCCTTCTACGACAGCGACAAGGAGGAGACCCAGGCTCAGGCATCTGCCCAAACGAAGCccaagcaggagcagcagctatCCAGGGATCGCACCTTCAGCGACAGTGAGGACGAGCCCGAAGTGCGTACTTCAACTGCGGCCACTTCTTCGGCAGCTGCTGCCTCCTCATCGATGATGGCCAGTAGCGCTGGTGGCTGGGATGATCCCACTGAGGTCAACTGGGGCGctgccgaggaggaggaggacaagGACGAACCGATTGTCCCGGAGCCCAAGGAGGCGATCTTCAAGTGCACTGCACTCTACAGCTATACAGTATGAAAATCTCTAGAGGGGTCTGTTGATTCCTTAAACATAAAATCTAATATCCTGCGCTTTCTCCACAGGCCCAGAATCCTGACGAGCTCACCATCGTCGAAAATGAACAACTCGAGGTGGTTGGCGAGGGCGACGGCGATGGTTGGCTGAGGGCCCGCAACTATCGCGGCGAGGAGGGCTACGTGCCGCACAATTATCTGGACATCGACCAGGAGACAGCGGGCAGCGCCTTTAATGGTACTTCAGGCAATCAATTGCGCTCTCAAATCTCATTCTCATCTGTCGATTATACCGTTGACAATGAAGATCAGACAGTGGACTCGATGCAATCGCCCGACCAGGTCTCGGTCATCATGGCGCCCCAGAAGCGTGTCAAATCGGACGTGGAGTGGTGCATCGCGCTGTACGACTACGACGCCACCGCCGAGGATGAGCTCACCTTCGAGGAGGGCGACAAGATCAAGATCATCACCAAGACCGCCCATGGCGTCGACGATGGCTGGTGGGAGGGCGAGCTGGATGGCAAGTTCGGCAACTTCCCCTCGCTGGTCGTCGAGGAGTGCGACGAGTTGGGCGAACCGCTCAGCGAGGGTGGCGACGAGTCACCTCCGCCCACCGCAGCGCCCACTTTCGCACTGCCCCCCGCTCCGGCCCTGCCGCCAGAGTACGCCCacgaactggaactggagctcACTGAGGACATGTTCGGTTCTCAGGACACGGCAGGTAAGCTTGTGGAAACTCTCCAAATACTGCTAAGTATCATCTCCAGTAGATCGGAACATATAAGATTTTATAGTTAGGATAAGGGATTATCAATGGGGCTACTGAAATTATAATGTTCTTAAGTGTCTATACACATTTTATGTTCAATGTTAGAACTCCTTGGCATTatcatttgtatttatttttgtaaggATATACCATACTATATAGTATTTAAAATCGCATTTAACTGGCATATTTTTGAATGTTATTCCGAGTGTTAATCGTTTACCCCGATTTCGACAGATGAGGATAGCGGCTATATACCCAACGGCGCTGCTGCCCCGAGTATGCCTCCGCCAGGTAAATGTCACATCTCACACTATCACCCTATCACCTGGTCTCTTGTTTTCCCTATCTATATCTCTCTTTGAACTATACAGTATCTGTCACTCGATATCGATTCCTATAGTACCGAacatttgtataattttcaactttccactatcaaaaaaaaatcaaaaaaaaaagcaagaacatgaaaacctaaaatttccaatcaaaagTACCGTTATACCTGCTTCTATATTCTCTAGAGGTAAACCTATTCTCCAAAAGTGCAGCTCGTCTAACTACTAACCACTTATACCACCTATACCACTAACTACCACCACTAACTACCACCACCAATCCACCACTAAGTCACCAAAAGTTACCCACAAAATTACCACGAATTACCACCATTTATCACTCACTGTAACCACTCTCCACTACTCTCCGTTAATGTGCTATTTTGTCTCTCGTCTCCAAAAGTCTCCGCAAGTCTCCGCAGCCGAGACGAAATCAACCGATGAATTGCCCTACGATTTCTTACAGTGTTATTCTTAGGCTGCTTGTGTCAGAAAGTGTCGTGCCGTGTTACCGTTATTTCTCCAACTTCGATTATTTCTTTTTGCAGCTTCTCTTTATCTTTATATATCCTTATATATACGATGATATATCtgtgatgtgtgtgtgtctggcactgatatttcaatttaattgcatttaatgctTTGATTGGTTATTAATTTGTCTGAATATCacgtttttcttttattgccgttttgcattcgttgtttttctctcagtgtaatTGTGTCTTTGTGTCATTTAAGGCCAGAAAGAAAGCCAAACCACTGCCAAGAAGGGTAATTTGATAAATATGCTCTTATATCTTAACTATCTTATACCCGAAACTTTTCCCGATTCAGTACTTCTTAGTGTAGGAAAATCTGTTTCAACTCCACTGTTTGAGAGCATGTCCCAACCCCTCTAAACTATTGTTAAACTTTCAAAATGAGATTTTCTTCTTGGTATAtagacaaaaaatatatatatattcagtatTAGGTTCTTATCAGCCTGTTTACAACTATTTCCCAAAACTCTTTTTAATAACAATctatacatactttttaatgaaGAAAAGCCCTTGTtctatgtattatatatatttcaatccTATCGGTTTACACCTGTAGTTCAGTAGTTATCCGACTGAATTTGGAAACCaaagactttatataaaaccCTAGTTTTCTACCGATCTCCCGCATGCTTGTCAGCctcaaatttgaataaatgtaACTTAAACTATTACTTTGGCTATAGTTTTCAGTGTTTTTAGTTTCCACTTCCCAATCCACTTTCCTAATCGTGTACTTAGATAGTTTTTGTTCCAAGGCTGCCTTGACTTGATCCCCAATATTTTTAGTTTCCTCCTCACCGCTCTATAACATTTGGATCTATAATATGTATTCATATAAGATATGATATTCCGAAGATATGATTGTTACTAAGCCAACGAATTTTctctcatttatttttaacgcATACTCAGTACTCATCCAAGAGCCTGGCATGGAGGTAAAATATTCACATAATAAAATAccaaactttttgttttgtttctaagtaattgaaaatcaaatgaaatttaattatttattaatttttattgatgaatatattttttaaacttgTTAACATAACATGAACATAAGataaacttaatttcaatttatagtttcctttaatttaaacatgtttttgttATCCTATCAGCTAATGATTTTTGGGACTTTTCCAGGACGATCTCAGTGACGATGGGCAGCCGCCGCCCCAACTAGCGAAGGCGGGCGGATCCGCTCCTGGAGCTGGGAGCAAGGTcgaaaagggggcggcggCAGGTGGCGCCAACACGCTGAACTTAGGTATGGCACAAATAATTGTTACCGCTGCAACCCCCATGGTTGAAGACGGTGCCGATAAATCTTTCCCACCAGTAGGCGAGAGCGATGCGCAGCCGGAGGAGCAGGTGTCCAAGGAGCCGCCGGCGGAGGTGGCCAAAAAGCCAGATATTGCGCCCAAGCCGCTGGCCAAGGTGGCGCCACAGAGTGCGCCGGCCAAAGAAGGTAATGCCGGAGTGCGGCCCGTGGTGAGCATTACACTGACCGAGTATCCATCCTGTGATGCAGAGGACCAACAGTCCTTCTCGGAGGGCACCGATTCGGCTTCGGTGGCCGATGTGCCGGTCCTGCAGGACGCGGAGGATCCATTCAACGAGAAGGCCAAGGGCGAGTCTGGCGGCGGCGAATCGGGATTTGAGGCCAACTTTGAGGCCAACTTCGATGCCAACTTTGATGACGCCTTTGCCGGAAACGGTGGAGGTGGGggcggtggaggcggaggtggGGAGCAGTCCAACGACTTGGACATCAACGGAGAggcagcaggagaagcaggaTCTGGATCTGCGGCTGGCGAGGAGGATATTGAGGCACCCAAGCAGGTGGTCGGTGGGCGAGCTAGCATACCCGAGGAATTGGACTCAAATCAATTGGCACGTTTACAAAATCTGAAGGAGTCGAACGCTTAGATTCGGAGCTCCGGTCTCTACCTCTTGGTCGGCACTTGAAtgttgtttcttttgttcttTTAGGCACACTACCATGAGCATGATATATACTATGTAGACTATAGCCACGGACAGTTATAGAGCGGATGAGCGGAACACCAcagccacaaccacaaccaaaTCCCACAACACTCGAAAGCATTTTGATCTCACACTCATCATCCCACAACCTATCCAACAAATCCAAACACACAGATGATATAGCCAGACTCAGACGGACTAGCAACTTCTCGATCGGGTGGCGGATGTAGATTGTAGCAAACCCTATCCAATTGGAATTCCCTATTCCTATCAAAGGAAAAGGGATTTCTTTCGGCCGCCCGATTTAAAATACAACGACACAATAGCAGGATatagaatatatgtacttaatTCAGTATTTCAGGTGGGGATCCCTCTCCCAACTTCACGTACAGCGCTCAAATTGTGTACATCCATTTGAACACTTCTTCTGACTGCCTCTGGGGTTATAGTTAGACATCAACTGGGCCttcataaacaaaaaccaccATACGATATATtataactatataaatatatacataattatgTTAGTTTGTAATGTGTTATACCCTCAGACGCGTATGGAATACATtacgagtatatataaatGGCATATTGTAACGTTTTGAAAGACAATTACTTATGTAGCACTCAGACACGGGTCTTCGAATATCAGCATCCACAACTAATCGAGcaataatatgtatatatatctaagTAAATTAGAGAATCCAGTTTAGCAGCATTAAGTTAGCCATTCGCTTGAACTTGCCGCCAACAAAAGCCAATCAACTTCAATGTCAATTCAGTTGGATTTCTTTACCGCTTCTGTTCGCTCCACTTAGTCTTAGGATCCCTGCACATTATAGTAAATCAATCAATCGAAGCCGATGACGAATGTATTCGAGTCGTACGAGCGGATCCGGCAGATATATATTGTTGTAATTGTATGCAAAACACTAGCCTAATTAGTTAAATGTTTTCCGTGTCTAGTCAAATGGTCTAAGTTAATGTTGGATGCCAGAAAGAAGATATTTGAAATTAGTAATACCTAAAAGCCTACTCAATGCGATACTTTGTTTGCGATACTCGAATAGAAAAAGTAAAGTTCATAACTCACCAATTGGATAACTTCATATACACATAACCGATATTACCGAACATACATagataacaacaacaatgatgAAAACCCAATATAAGTAATTGTATGTAATTTTTGACCCCGCCCAGTGAGTTAATCAATGTTTTAAGTCATAGTTTAAAAACCTTCTGTTCGAACaactaacaaataaaatttccaCTTTAAAGCAAGAAAAATTGATCCGAGTTTTCTTCAGggtatttaaaatgaaactcCAGGGattgtaatttttttacatatctttatttatattcactTCATTGCAATATTATAATATTCCTTCTTGGTTTGCATTTTTTCCCTTTGgatgtttttagttttagtatTTAACTTAATAATATAGGTTCCTTCTTGGGTTTTATCATTTACGTTCTTGTAACACTCATCTCttattattttcccttttaattatgtttgttatgtgtgtgtttatcaTTTATATGCTATAGATAATTATTCTCATTTCAGTTTTTCTTcattcttttccttttcctttttctttttttgtattttgtatctttaattttgtttttcattttatataacGAAATTAACACAGTCAAAATTTGTGATCAGTGATCAATCATTACATACGCATTACGTTTTAAATTATTCCTCTTGCATCTGCCTCCCAATCCGAGGCTCCTCAAACATAGCAAACATAGCTTGCTTATATACTTATGTGGGTGTTTCATTTTCGGGGTTTCTGAGgctgatggatggatgggttgAGCAACCGAAACTTTGGGATTCGGAAATAATCGTCTGAGGGGCTGTGGAACCAATAATTGACAGCAGACCAATGTGAACTGGGGAAATCGGGGGATCTAACAGATTGCAGGCCGGCTGGCTGGTAATCATAAAACATGttcatttattgcatttaGGAACTCTTTTTGATGGACggataaaaccaaaaattataTAGAAATACTCCCCCCACTTCCTTGATCAGCTTTCGAAAGCTGCAACTGCTTGACGATGGTAGTATGAGACTTGAAAAGCTGGTAAGTTGATGGCTGACAAatcatacacacatatatatatatttcagtaGCCAGGGCCCGCGGAAGGGTATTCTCTATTCGGGGATTGGGTTGCGCTGGTGTCGTCCCTCatcttaaaatgtaataacaaattttcgccttttttgttttaatttgcttgaGCAAAGGATTCAACGGATAATGA
This genomic interval from Drosophila teissieri strain GT53w chromosome 3L, Prin_Dtei_1.1, whole genome shotgun sequence contains the following:
- the LOC122617068 gene encoding protein nervous wreck isoform X1, producing MMQPPPRKGNYVKFLKNLHTEQVAKLQLKNQHECDLLEDIRQFTIKRSAVEKSYSESLLKISSQYLNKKIPNIPDIKMDGMEERWNMWSVWRTVLEENEKLARARLAAIEVFQQQIADEAKVLRDYKLAIAKRSLSGIVNVQKELHLSVGDVDKTKKSYFDEEHCAHDVRDKARDIEEKLKKKKGSFFQSITSLQKNSARVTSRKELLEEKSSGARNDYVLSLAAANAHQNRYFTVDLQTTMTTMENYVFERVAEYLMLMGRTELLTCSATQNSFGKIRDQAQQLTREYNLQCCYLFYPVLKQHIQYDFEACDNDPVRKVTAEHESAAETLTKEAKNLAGRVVKENASIRENAKKLALCQSLRDSGQRTDPNDPNGPDLDTKIEEFRDQIRRSETEKTKAEACLQCLRDGGINVDEWVQEAEIMGVQELTRSASSISMRTDASGQGENPSSDSFYDSDKEETQAQASAQTKPKQEQQLSRDRTFSDSEDEPEVRTSTAATSSAAAASSSMMASSAGGWDDPTEVNWGAAEEEEDKDEPIVPEPKEAIFKCTALYSYTAQNPDELTIVENEQLEVVGEGDGDGWLRARNYRGEEGYVPHNYLDIDQETAGSAFNGTSGNQLRSQISFSSVDYTVDNEDQTVDSMQSPDQVSVIMAPQKRVKSDVEWCIALYDYDATAEDELTFEEGDKIKIITKTAHGVDDGWWEGELDGKFGNFPSLVVEECDELGEPLSEGGDESPPPTAAPTFALPPAPALPPEYAHELELELTEDMFGSQDTADEDSGYIPNGAAAPSMPPPGQKESQTTAKKVLIQEPGMEDDLSDDGQPPPQLAKAGGSAPGAGSKVEKGAAAGGANTLNLGMAQIIVTAATPMVEDGADKSFPPVGESDAQPEEQVSKEPPAEVAKKPDIAPKPLAKVAPQSAPAKEGNAGVRPVVSITLTEYPSCDAEDQQSFSEGTDSASVADVPVLQDAEDPFNEKAKGESGGGESGFEANFEANFDANFDDAFAGNGGGGGGGGGGGEQSNDLDINGEAAGEAGSGSAAGEEDIEAPKQVVGGRASIPEELDSNQLAHYHEHDIYYVDYSHGQL
- the LOC122617068 gene encoding protein nervous wreck isoform X9, giving the protein MMQPPPRKGNYVKFLKNLHTEQVAKLQLKNQHECDLLEDIRQFTIKRSAVEKSYSESLLKISSQYLNKKIPNIPDIKMDGMEERWNMWSVWRTVLEENEKLARARLAAIEVFQQQIADEAKVLRDYKLAIAKRSLSGIVNVQKELHLSVGDVDKTKKSYFDEEHCAHDVRDKARDIEEKLKKKKGSFFQSITSLQKNSARVTSRKELLEEKSSGARNDYVLSLAAANAHQNRYFTVDLQTTMTTMENYVFERVAEYLMLMGRTELLTCSATQNSFGKIRDQAQQLTREYNLQCCYLFYPVLKQHIQYDFEACDNDPVRKVTAEHESAAETLTKEAKNLAGRVVKENASIRENAKKLALCQSLRDSGQRTDPNDPNGPDLDTKIEEFRDQIRRSETEKTKAEACLQCLRDGGINVDEWVQEAEIMGVQELTRSASSISMRTDASGQGENPSSDSFYDSDKEETQAQASAQTKPKQEQQLSRDRTFSDSEDEPEVRTSTAATSSAAAASSSMMASSAGGWDDPTEVNWGAAEEEEDKDEPIVPEPKEAIFKCTALYSYTAQNPDELTIVENEQLEVVGEGDGDGWLRARNYRGEEGYVPHNYLDIDQETAGSAFNDQTVDSMQSPDQVSVIMAPQKRVKSDVEWCIALYDYDATAEDELTFEEGDKIKIITKTAHGVDDGWWEGELDGKFGNFPSLVVEECDELGEPLSEGGDESPPPTAAPTFALPPAPALPPEYAHELELELTEDMFGSQDTADEDSGYIPNGAAAPSMPPPVLIQEPGMEDDLSDDGQPPPQLAKAGGSAPGAGSKVEKGAAAGGANTLNLGESDAQPEEQVSKEPPAEVAKKPDIAPKPLAKVAPQSAPAKEEDQQSFSEGTDSASVADVPVLQDAEDPFNEKAKGESGGGESGFEANFEANFDANFDDAFAGNGGGGGGGGGGGEQSNDLDINGEAAGEAGSGSAAGEEDIEAPKQVVGGRASIPEELDSNQLAHYHEHDIYYVDYSHGQL
- the LOC122617068 gene encoding protein nervous wreck isoform X6, with amino-acid sequence MMQPPPRKGNYVKFLKNLHTEQVAKLQLKNQHECDLLEDIRQFTIKRSAVEKSYSESLLKISSQYLNKKIPNIPDIKMDGMEERWNMWSVWRTVLEENEKLARARLAAIEVFQQQIADEAKVLRDYKLAIAKRSLSGIVNVQKELHLSVGDVDKTKKSYFDEEHCAHDVRDKARDIEEKLKKKKGSFFQSITSLQKNSARVTSRKELLEEKSSGARNDYVLSLAAANAHQNRYFTVDLQTTMTTMENYVFERVAEYLMLMGRTELLTCSATQNSFGKIRDQAQQLTREYNLQCCYLFYPVLKQHIQYDFEACDNDPVRKVTAEHESAAETLTKEAKNLAGRVVKENASIRENAKKLALCQSLRDSGQRTDPNDPNGPDLDTKIEEFRDQIRRSETEKTKAEACLQCLRDGGINVDEWVQEAEIMGVQELTRSASSISMRTDASGQGENPSSDSFYDSDKEETQAQASAQTKPKQEQQLSRDRTFSDSEDEPEVRTSTAATSSAAAASSSMMASSAGGWDDPTEVNWGAAEEEEDKDEPIVPEPKEAIFKCTALYSYTAQNPDELTIVENEQLEVVGEGDGDGWLRARNYRGEEGYVPHNYLDIDQETAGSAFNGTSGNQLRSQISFSSVDYTVDNEDQTVDSMQSPDQVSVIMAPQKRVKSDVEWCIALYDYDATAEDELTFEEGDKIKIITKTAHGVDDGWWEGELDGKFGNFPSLVVEECDELGEPLSEGGDESPPPTAAPTFALPPAPALPPEYAHELELELTEDMFGSQDTADEDSGYIPNGAAAPSMPPPGQKESQTTAKKVLIQEPGMEDDLSDDGQPPPQLAKAGGSAPGAGSKVEKGAAAGGANTLNLGESDAQPEEQVSKEPPAEVAKKPDIAPKPLAKVAPQSAPAKEGNAGVRPVVSITLTEYPSCDAEDQQSFSEGTDSASVADVPVLQDAEDPFNEKAKGESGGGESGFEANFEANFDANFDDAFAGNGGGGGGGGGGGEQSNDLDINGEAAGEAGSGSAAGEEDIEAPKQVVGGRASIPEELDSNQLAHYHEHDIYYVDYSHGQL
- the LOC122617068 gene encoding protein nervous wreck isoform X5 encodes the protein MMQPPPRKGNYVKFLKNLHTEQVAKLQLKNQHECDLLEDIRQFTIKRSAVEKSYSESLLKISSQYLNKKIPNIPDIKMDGMEERWNMWSVWRTVLEENEKLARARLAAIEVFQQQIADEAKVLRDYKLAIAKRSLSGIVNVQKELHLSVGDVDKTKKSYFDEEHCAHDVRDKARDIEEKLKKKKGSFFQSITSLQKNSARVTSRKELLEEKSSGARNDYVLSLAAANAHQNRYFTVDLQTTMTTMENYVFERVAEYLMLMGRTELLTCSATQNSFGKIRDQAQQLTREYNLQCCYLFYPVLKQHIQYDFEACDNDPVRKVTAEHESAAETLTKEAKNLAGRVVKENASIRENAKKLALCQSLRDSGQRTDPNDPNGPDLDTKIEEFRDQIRRSETEKTKAEACLQCLRDGGINVDEWVQEAEIMGVQELTRSASSISMRTDASGQGENPSSDSFYDSDKEETQAQASAQTKPKQEQQLSRDRTFSDSEDEPEVRTSTAATSSAAAASSSMMASSAGGWDDPTEVNWGAAEEEEDKDEPIVPEPKEAIFKCTALYSYTAQNPDELTIVENEQLEVVGEGDGDGWLRARNYRGEEGYVPHNYLDIDQETAGSAFNGTSGNQLRSQISFSSVDYTVDNEDQTVDSMQSPDQVSVIMAPQKRVKSDVEWCIALYDYDATAEDELTFEEGDKIKIITKTAHGVDDGWWEGELDGKFGNFPSLVVEECDELGEPLSEGGDESPPPTAAPTFALPPAPALPPEYAHELELELTEDMFGSQDTADEDSGYIPNGAAAPSMPPPGQKESQTTAKKVLIQEPGMEDDLSDDGQPPPQLAKAGGSAPGAGSKVEKGAAAGGANTLNLVGESDAQPEEQVSKEPPAEVAKKPDIAPKPLAKVAPQSAPAKEGNAGVRPVVSITLTEYPSCDAEDQQSFSEGTDSASVADVPVLQDAEDPFNEKAKGESGGGESGFEANFEANFDANFDDAFAGNGGGGGGGGGGGEQSNDLDINGEAAGEAGSGSAAGEEDIEAPKQVVGGRASIPEELDSNQLAHYHEHDIYYVDYSHGQL
- the LOC122617068 gene encoding protein nervous wreck isoform X11, with translation MMQPPPRKGNYVKFLKNLHTEQVAKLQLKNQHECDLLEDIRQFTIKRSAVEKSYSESLLKISSQYLNKKIPNIPDIKMDGMEERWNMWSVWRTVLEENEKLARARLAAIEVFQQQIADEAKVLRDYKLAIAKRSLSGIVNVQKELHLSVGDVDKTKKSYFDEEHCAHDVRDKARDIEEKLKKKKGSFFQSITSLQKNSARVTSRKELLEEKSSGARNDYVLSLAAANAHQNRYFTVDLQTTMTTMENYVFERVAEYLMLMGRTELLTCSATQNSFGKIRDQAQQLTREYNLQCCYLFYPVLKQHIQYDFEACDNDPVRKVTAEHESAAETLTKEAKNLAGRVVKENASIRENAKKLALCQSLRDSGQRTDPNDPNGPDLDTKIEEFRDQIRRSETEKTKAEACLQCLRDGGINVDEWVQEAEIMGVQELTRSASSISMRTDASGQGENPSSDSFYDSDKEETQAQASAQTKPKQEQQLSRDRTFSDSEDEPEVRTSTAATSSAAAASSSMMASSAGGWDDPTEVNWGAAEEEEDKDEPIVPEPKEAIFKCTALYSYTAQNPDELTIVENEQLEVVGEGDGDGWLRARNYRGEEGYVPHNYLDIDQETAGSAFNGTSGNQLRSQISFSSVDYTVDNEDQTVDSMQSPDQVSVIMAPQKRVKSDVEWCIALYDYDATAEDELTFEEGDKIKIITKTAHGVDDGWWEGELDGKFGNFPSLVVEECDELGEPLSEGGDESPPPTAAPTFALPPAPALPPEYAHELELELTEDMFGSQDTAGRSQ